In one window of Nicotiana tabacum cultivar K326 chromosome 12, ASM71507v2, whole genome shotgun sequence DNA:
- the LOC142167342 gene encoding uncharacterized protein LOC142167342, with the protein MSENFTGRNNAKWGDDVHIKFVELCEQEIRKGNRPNTYLSRKGWKNMVNEFNKKTGRIENAKYKKFRNKDLSLIWFRYDALFPDIVATGERARAASQEQMSGIGLDLDDEINNFYGYDQGEQFGNLNDEKSDDSDDILQHAHSVRFPEPSLKKLKSIDGVGTSSQGKKSKAKYGAVSLKHDIHSLLEMVSNKSSATSLTTSEATIEKCIDLLVTIPGISEGSEIFNFSLNLLVKKETREIFSKLYADEARKSWLEYNYQSYLKKQQ; encoded by the exons ATGTCGGAAAATTTTACCGGACGAAATAATGCTAAGTGGGGTGATGATGTCCATATTAAATTTGTTGAGTTGTGTGAACAAGAGATAAGAAAAGGAAATAGACCTAATACTTATTTGTCTAGAAAAGGATGGAAAAATATGGTTAATGAGTTTAATAAGAAGACCGGAAGAATC GAGAATGCTAAATACAAAAAATTTAGGAATAAAGATCTTTCTCTTATATGGTTTCGATATGATGCGTTGTTTCCTGATATTGTTGCCACTGGAGAGAGAGCACGAGCAGCAAGCCAAGAACAGATGTCGGGGATTGGATTAGATTTAGATgatgaaataaataatttttatggTTATGATCAGGGTGAACAATTTGGTAACCTTAATGATGAGAAGAGTGACGATAGCGATGATATCTTGCAACATGCACATTCTGTTAGGTTTCCTGAGCCATCATTAAAAAAACTAAAGTCAATTGATGGCGTTGGTACTAGCagtcaagggaaaaagagtaaggCAAAGTATGGTGCTGTATCACTAAAACATGATATACACTCCCTACTTGAGATGGTGTCTAACAAAAGTAGCGCTACATCTCTTACAACATCAGAGGCCACTATCGAGAAGTGTATTGACTTGTTGGTAACTATTCCTGGCATTTCTGAGGGGAGCGAAATTTTCAACTTCTCTTTAAACCTTCTTGTTAAGAAAGAGACACGAGAGATATTTTCCAAGCTATATGCTGATGAAGCTCGAAAATCTTGGTTGGAGTATAACTATCAATCATACTTGAAGAAGCAACAATAA
- the LOC142166941 gene encoding uncharacterized protein LOC142166941, translating into MLVSSFLEIAVGQTADTVRQFLQATSWNLEEAIQLSYIGNEGGAAASVNSPQLGNDALLGDPSLSSSGVGGSSREPRLVAPSCNFEEEMKRPGVLEAEKRSTPTTDAAQDNLASLCHPPFALMYHGPFEKNLLARVGEPEVTMFSGVGSFRSYIANTFKCLHHLPPFSYSNTREEKIPKLAGVGKFKDLEKNDCNCSAVHSSRNEKGRSRLNTNAALKVKDECVLSLVATLLATVMHTAVSHLPYFIAKANHIYDGDTGRIVQYIRDSPIISSFILFNSIGFVASLAIVMSILPSLPLKPWTQMAVFMYYVSYMCMIMKILPLGSWLVLFLSVPLLLLAASGKLCNFAEERPAIPLLI; encoded by the exons ATGTTAGTTTCGTCTTTCCTTGAAATCGCCGTTGGTCAAACCGCCGATACTGTCCGACAGTTCCTCCAG GCAACAAGCTGGAATCTTGAGGAAGCAATTCAGCTTTCCTACATCGGAAATGAGGGTGGGGCAGCAGCATCTGTTAATTCTCCACAATTGGGAAATGATGCGCTTCTTGGTGATCCGAGCTTGAG TTCATCGGGAGTGGGAGGTTCATCACGTGAACCTCGATTAGTTGCTCCCTCCTGCAACTTTGAGGAGGAAATGAAGCGTCCTGGAGTCCTGGAGGCAGAGAAACGTTCTACTCCTACAACAGATGCTGCTCAAGACAATCTTGCTTCTTTGTGTCATCCTCCTTTTGCCTTGATGTACCATGGGCCTTTTGAGAAG AATTTGCTGGCACGTGTTGGTGAGCCAGAAGTCACCATGTTTTCGGGTGTCGGATCTTTCAGATCGTACATAGCTAACACTTTTAAATGCTTGCATCATCTACCTCCTTTTAGTTATAGCAACACGAGAGAAGAGAAGATCCCTAAGCTGGCTGGAGTTGGCAAGTTCAAAGACCTAGAAAAGAATGACTGCAACTGCTCTGCTGTACATTCTTCCAGGAATGAGAAGGGGAGATCACGATTAAATACTAATGCTGCCCTCAAGGTAAAGGACGAATGTGTTCTATCACTTGTGGCTACTCTATTAGCTACTGTAATGCATACAGCAGTTTCTCACTTGCCTTACTTCATTGCCAAGGCTAATCACATCTATGACGGTGATACAGGTCGAATAGTCCAATATATAAGAGATTCCCCCATCATTTCTTCATTCATATTATTTAACTCAATAGGTTTTGTAGCATCATTGGCTATTGTTATGTCCATTCTGCCTAGTTTACCATTGAAACCGTGGACTCAGATGGCAGTATTTATGTATTATGTCTCCTACATGTGCATGATCATGAAAATATTACCACTGGGATCCTGGCTGGTACTCTTCCTTTCCGTCCCATTGCTATTATTGGCAGCTTCTGGAAAACTGTGCAACTTTGCAGAGGAAAGACCTGCAATTCCGCTACTTATTTAA